One genomic window of Halovivax cerinus includes the following:
- the otsB gene encoding trehalose-phosphatase produces MTDSAAVRCQSVPRRLSNPTSRLGPTLENASHLLCCLDFDGTLAPIVDDPATAVMPQATERVLDRLGSSRSITVAIVSGRSVTDLRTRVGSPAILVGNHGLERFDPGPHPPNGQSESNSAGRHAVHPIAAAATPRIETCSGVLETVLDPIPNATVEHKGLTGTVHDRTVPESAVPVCRSLTRDVIERVGDDRVVLTEGARILEFRPAIEWDKGDAVGVLEDGHPPGTVLLYCGDDTTDEDAFRVLSDDDVGIRVGDATPSYASFRVDSPQALVGSLEWLADHGPSLLAS; encoded by the coding sequence ATGACCGATTCTGCAGCGGTGAGATGCCAGTCGGTCCCGAGACGGCTCTCGAACCCGACTTCGAGGCTCGGTCCGACGCTCGAGAACGCGTCTCACCTCCTGTGCTGTCTCGATTTCGACGGCACCCTGGCTCCGATCGTCGACGATCCGGCGACGGCAGTGATGCCGCAAGCGACAGAACGAGTGCTGGACAGGCTCGGGTCGTCGCGTTCGATCACCGTCGCCATCGTGAGCGGTCGATCGGTTACGGATCTCAGAACGCGCGTCGGGAGTCCGGCGATCCTCGTCGGCAACCACGGGCTCGAACGGTTCGATCCTGGTCCGCATCCGCCGAACGGTCAATCGGAATCGAATTCCGCCGGTCGACACGCAGTGCATCCGATAGCCGCTGCTGCGACACCGCGCATCGAAACCTGCAGTGGTGTCCTCGAAACGGTCCTCGATCCGATTCCAAACGCCACCGTCGAACACAAGGGGCTCACTGGAACCGTCCACGACAGAACTGTTCCAGAGTCGGCGGTGCCCGTGTGTCGCTCACTCACGAGAGACGTGATCGAGCGTGTTGGTGACGATCGAGTGGTACTCACCGAGGGCGCCCGGATTCTCGAGTTCCGACCCGCGATCGAGTGGGACAAAGGCGACGCCGTTGGGGTACTCGAGGACGGACATCCCCCGGGAACGGTACTTCTGTATTGCGGTGACGACACGACCGACGAGGACGCGTTCCGAGTTCTCTCCGATGACGACGTCGGGATCCGCGTCGGTGACGCGACGCCGTCGTACGCGTCGTTTCGCGTCGACTCACCGCAGGCACTCGTGGGTTCCCTCGAGTGGCTCGCCGATCATGGCCCCTCGCT